In the genome of Pelobacter seleniigenes DSM 18267, one region contains:
- a CDS encoding CcdB family protein, translating to MAKFDIYGSPSSSVPYLMDLQDEIIDILSTRVVAPLVAVEEVSKRMKILNPVIRIEGVDYILMTHLLAAIPASTLKNKINSAVLQRDEIIASLDFLFTGV from the coding sequence ATGGCGAAATTTGACATTTACGGCTCACCATCTAGCAGCGTTCCATACCTGATGGATCTTCAGGATGAAATTATAGACATACTTTCTACGAGAGTCGTTGCGCCGTTGGTTGCCGTTGAAGAAGTTTCGAAAAGAATGAAAATTCTCAATCCTGTAATTCGTATTGAAGGAGTTGACTATATCCTCATGACGCACTTGCTGGCGGCTATTCCGGCCTCGACTTTGAAAAATAAAATCAACTCAGCAGTTTTGCAACGCGACGAAATAATAGCTTCACTCGATTTTCTGTTTACCGGAGTTTGA
- a CDS encoding type II toxin-antitoxin system CcdA family antitoxin, with translation MGNTARKQSANLSIRSDLLQRAKQNKINLSKTLEQSLEQILENRDREEWLKTNQEAIEAANKYVDRKGIWSEGLRQF, from the coding sequence ATGGGGAACACAGCCCGCAAACAATCGGCAAATCTCAGTATCAGAAGCGATCTTCTACAACGGGCCAAACAAAACAAAATTAATCTGTCAAAAACCCTGGAACAAAGTTTGGAACAGATACTAGAAAACCGTGATCGGGAAGAGTGGCTGAAAACCAATCAAGAAGCGATTGAGGCGGCCAATAAATATGTGGATCGCAAGGGCATTTGGAGCGAGGGACTGAGGCAATTCTGA
- a CDS encoding helix-turn-helix domain-containing protein → MNSEAVTQIEDSFLSFLGRIQRAIEIKTDDDYQFALELLEQLMTKAEDREGEPLLYLMDIVSDSIEDYENSLESIQRFDQEGNSIDPGISTLRVLIDQYGLTYSDLKDEIGTKSLVSQILSGSKSLTKTHIAKLSKRFNISPQLFF, encoded by the coding sequence ATGAACTCTGAAGCTGTAACGCAAATCGAGGACTCGTTTCTGTCGTTTTTGGGGAGAATACAACGGGCCATCGAAATAAAAACTGATGATGATTATCAATTTGCCCTCGAGTTGCTGGAACAGCTTATGACAAAAGCCGAGGATCGAGAGGGGGAGCCGCTGCTGTATTTGATGGATATCGTATCTGATTCCATTGAGGACTATGAAAACAGCCTTGAAAGCATTCAGCGTTTTGATCAAGAGGGAAACTCAATTGATCCAGGCATATCGACTTTGAGGGTTTTGATTGACCAGTACGGTTTGACTTATTCCGATCTCAAAGATGAGATCGGCACCAAATCGCTTGTCTCACAGATTTTAAGCGGGTCGAAAAGCTTAACCAAGACCCATATTGCAAAGCTGTCGAAGCGGTTCAATATCAGCCCACAATTGTTTTTTTAA
- a CDS encoding IS4 family transposase, with translation MAHCSTVLSQIVRIFPRHEFQALANKHHAGQKFRSFSRWTQFIALLTAQLTGRNSLRDITDNIAAQGSKLYHLGVRPFSRATLARANETQPHQMYEALFQQLLARCQSCAPRKRFKFKEKLFLLDASMIDLTLSLFPWAKYRKEKGAAKLHIGLDADGYLPAFVDLTEGKEHEIKVARQLGFPKGSYVVFDRGYTDYTWYQELTKAEVRFVARLKSNAVTIPGKKRRGRKSPGVLLDQQIQLQGIVGTFRKVVYLDAETDITYEFVTNALDIPAATVAELYKERWQIELFFKWIKQNLRIKSFLGTSRNAVMTQLWIALCAYLVLAFLKFQAKIGRSMQQMLRILQLNLFERRDFKELFLPPKPKIPLCNKQLSLI, from the coding sequence ATGGCGCATTGTAGCACTGTTCTTTCTCAAATTGTACGTATTTTCCCGAGACATGAATTTCAGGCTCTGGCAAACAAACATCACGCCGGTCAGAAATTCCGCTCGTTTTCCCGTTGGACTCAATTTATAGCCCTGTTGACAGCCCAACTGACCGGCCGCAACAGTCTAAGGGATATTACCGATAATATCGCGGCTCAAGGTAGCAAGCTCTACCACCTTGGTGTCAGGCCATTCAGCCGGGCAACCTTGGCCAGAGCGAATGAAACACAGCCTCATCAGATGTACGAGGCCTTGTTTCAGCAGTTATTGGCTCGCTGCCAGAGTTGCGCACCGCGAAAGCGGTTTAAGTTCAAGGAGAAGCTCTTTCTCCTGGATGCATCAATGATTGACCTGACGCTGTCCCTGTTTCCCTGGGCAAAGTACCGCAAAGAGAAAGGGGCCGCTAAACTTCATATCGGTCTGGATGCAGACGGCTATTTGCCAGCCTTTGTCGATCTGACTGAAGGCAAGGAGCATGAAATCAAGGTCGCTCGGCAACTGGGCTTTCCCAAGGGCTCCTACGTTGTTTTCGACCGGGGCTACACTGACTACACATGGTATCAGGAGCTCACGAAAGCAGAAGTCCGCTTTGTCGCCCGGCTGAAAAGCAATGCGGTCACCATTCCCGGCAAGAAGCGTCGGGGCCGGAAAAGTCCAGGGGTCCTCTTGGATCAACAGATTCAGCTGCAAGGCATCGTGGGAACTTTCCGCAAGGTCGTGTATCTGGATGCGGAGACCGACATCACTTACGAATTTGTGACCAATGCGCTGGATATTCCAGCGGCAACGGTCGCTGAATTGTACAAAGAACGCTGGCAGATTGAGCTGTTCTTCAAATGGATCAAGCAAAACCTGCGCATCAAGAGCTTTCTGGGAACCTCGCGCAATGCCGTGATGACTCAGCTCTGGATTGCCCTGTGTGCGTATCTGGTGCTGGCGTTCTTGAAATTTCAAGCGAAGATCGGACGCTCCATGCAGCAGATGTTGCGAATATTACAGCTAAACTTGTTCGAACGACGCGATTTCAAAGAACTGTTCTTGCCGCCAAAACCAAAAATACCTTTATGCAACAAGCAGTTATCTCTTATTTGA
- a CDS encoding Wadjet anti-phage system protein JetD domain-containing protein, translated as MDLRTFSAKMLGDSKIMENLRDRFAAVWNRFNSSPHKNSRDLYESLGLTKHPSAMLFKGPLGIHFSDSLLDISRIPAFVGVPPDLIEALSFTRSPEDLNYVLTVENLASFNRHCRETDDHGAGITIFSSGFLNPNAATVLRMLDAKLPETVKFFHWGDIDAGGLSIYQHIFDSVDREVYPHLMDKQKLRRFGRSDETASFRTLSQSVFENALISDLAEASRGEKWF; from the coding sequence ATGGATTTGAGAACATTCAGTGCAAAAATGCTAGGTGATTCCAAAATTATGGAGAACTTGAGGGATCGATTTGCTGCTGTCTGGAACCGATTCAATAGCAGTCCCCATAAAAATTCTAGAGATCTCTATGAATCTTTAGGCTTAACAAAGCATCCGTCTGCGATGCTTTTTAAGGGACCCTTGGGAATTCATTTCAGCGATTCTCTCCTGGATATCAGTCGGATACCCGCGTTCGTTGGTGTTCCCCCCGATTTGATTGAGGCTCTTTCATTTACTAGGTCTCCAGAAGATTTGAATTACGTCCTGACTGTAGAAAACCTTGCTTCATTCAATCGTCATTGCCGTGAAACAGACGATCATGGTGCAGGCATTACGATTTTCTCATCCGGCTTTCTTAACCCTAATGCAGCTACTGTGCTCAGGATGCTAGATGCGAAGCTGCCTGAAACGGTCAAGTTTTTTCATTGGGGGGATATTGATGCCGGCGGTTTGAGTATTTATCAGCATATTTTCGATTCTGTTGATCGAGAAGTTTATCCTCACTTGATGGACAAACAAAAATTAAGAAGATTTGGTAGGTCTGATGAAACTGCTTCCTTTCGAACTCTTTCTCAATCAGTTTTTGAAAATGCCCTTATTTCTGATCTTGCTGAGGCTTCTAGGGGAGAAAAATGGTTTTAG
- a CDS encoding hemerythrin domain-containing protein, with amino-acid sequence MKTDVTQVMVKEHQLILRMIALVEHNTALVEKGTFSNWTFFLDAVDFIRNFADRFHHAKEEDVLFIELVKNGMPEKQSPIEAMHIEHDQGRAFVRNLETAAQKVIAGETEQISAIISNARGYAALLRGHIEKEDTVLYPLAERVLPEEVRSGMLQAYNDAELKTPDLENRYRDMVETYEAGN; translated from the coding sequence ATGAAGACTGATGTCACCCAGGTAATGGTTAAAGAGCACCAACTGATTCTGCGAATGATTGCCCTGGTTGAACACAATACTGCCCTGGTGGAAAAAGGAACGTTCAGTAACTGGACCTTTTTCCTTGATGCTGTAGACTTTATTCGTAACTTTGCAGACCGCTTTCATCATGCCAAGGAAGAAGATGTTTTGTTCATCGAATTAGTTAAAAATGGCATGCCAGAGAAACAATCCCCCATAGAAGCCATGCACATCGAACACGATCAGGGCCGTGCTTTTGTCCGCAATCTTGAAACCGCAGCTCAAAAGGTTATCGCAGGTGAAACGGAGCAGATCTCAGCCATCATTTCTAATGCCAGGGGCTACGCAGCACTGCTCCGAGGCCATATTGAAAAAGAGGATACTGTTCTTTACCCCCTTGCCGAAAGGGTTCTGCCCGAGGAGGTTCGATCAGGCATGTTGCAAGCCTACAATGACGCTGAGCTAAAAACACCAGATCTGGAGAACAGGTATCGGGACATGGTTGAAACGTACGAGGCCGGCAACTAG
- the hcp gene encoding hydroxylamine reductase has product MFCYQCEQASKGTGCTAIGVCGKQPDVAALQDLLVYTLKGIAFWANKARENGTKDNEIDRFMIDGLFTTVTNVDFSAEAVSSFIVEGVRLRDKAKTMAGPVTGTIPAAAQGWNLPESIAEQVKLGELHGVKDYTVDDDIHSVRELITYGIKGYAAYADHARILGKEADEIYAFTHKALAAQLDDSLDLMANVNLALEAGKINYLTMELLNQAHVAAYGHPVPTPVQLGTKAGKAILVSGHDLKFLEELLKQTEGTGINIYTHGEMLPAHGYPGLKKYAHLAGNFGGAWQDQYKEFQDFPGAIIFNTNCIQKPADNYKGRLFTWGLVQWPDVKHIDGFDFSEVIKKAQECDGFEENPGQEILTGFGHNAILGVADKVIEGVKAGAIKHFFLVGGCDGAKSGRNYYTEFAEKAPKDTVILTLACGKFRFNKMDLGDIGGIPRLLDVGQCNDAYSAIQVALALSEAFECGVNELPLSLVLSWYEQKAVAILLTLLHLGIKNIKLGPTLPAFVTPNVLNFLVENYNIGPITTAEEDLKQILG; this is encoded by the coding sequence ATGTTCTGTTACCAATGTGAGCAAGCCTCAAAAGGTACCGGATGCACCGCGATCGGTGTTTGTGGCAAACAGCCTGATGTTGCCGCCCTGCAGGATTTACTGGTTTACACGTTGAAAGGCATTGCGTTCTGGGCCAATAAGGCCCGGGAAAACGGCACTAAGGATAACGAAATTGATCGTTTTATGATCGACGGTCTGTTTACGACTGTCACCAATGTTGATTTTTCTGCCGAGGCGGTTTCCAGCTTTATTGTTGAAGGAGTTCGTTTGCGCGATAAGGCCAAAACAATGGCCGGCCCTGTCACAGGAACAATCCCCGCAGCGGCTCAGGGCTGGAATCTTCCGGAGAGTATTGCCGAACAAGTCAAGCTTGGTGAACTGCACGGGGTCAAGGATTATACCGTTGATGACGATATTCATTCAGTTCGCGAACTGATCACCTACGGCATCAAAGGCTACGCAGCCTATGCGGATCACGCCCGTATTCTGGGGAAGGAAGCGGATGAAATCTACGCCTTCACCCATAAGGCTCTGGCCGCGCAACTTGACGACAGCCTTGATCTGATGGCCAATGTCAACCTGGCCCTGGAAGCAGGAAAAATCAACTATCTGACCATGGAACTGCTCAACCAGGCTCACGTTGCTGCCTATGGTCATCCGGTTCCTACACCGGTCCAACTCGGCACCAAGGCTGGCAAAGCCATTCTGGTATCCGGTCACGACCTCAAGTTCCTCGAAGAACTGCTCAAACAGACCGAGGGGACCGGTATCAATATCTACACTCATGGTGAGATGTTGCCTGCCCATGGCTATCCGGGACTGAAGAAATATGCACACCTGGCCGGCAACTTCGGCGGGGCCTGGCAGGATCAGTACAAGGAATTCCAGGATTTTCCGGGCGCGATTATCTTCAACACCAACTGCATCCAGAAGCCTGCCGACAATTACAAGGGTCGGCTGTTCACCTGGGGCCTGGTGCAGTGGCCTGACGTCAAACATATCGACGGCTTTGATTTCTCGGAAGTCATCAAGAAAGCCCAGGAGTGCGATGGTTTTGAAGAGAATCCGGGGCAGGAAATCCTCACTGGCTTTGGCCATAACGCTATCCTCGGTGTGGCCGATAAAGTTATCGAAGGAGTCAAGGCCGGTGCCATCAAGCACTTTTTCCTGGTCGGCGGCTGCGATGGCGCCAAGAGCGGCCGGAACTACTACACTGAGTTTGCTGAAAAAGCTCCAAAGGATACCGTGATCCTGACCCTGGCCTGTGGCAAATTCCGCTTTAACAAAATGGACCTGGGTGATATCGGTGGAATCCCGCGTCTACTCGACGTCGGCCAGTGCAACGACGCCTACAGTGCTATTCAGGTCGCTTTGGCATTATCCGAAGCCTTTGAATGCGGCGTCAATGAACTGCCATTGTCGCTGGTCCTGTCCTGGTACGAGCAAAAAGCGGTTGCTATCCTGCTGACTCTGCTCCACCTGGGGATCAAGAACATTAAGTTGGGACCGACATTGCCTGCTTTTGTGACTCCGAACGTCCTTAACTTCCTGGTCGAAAATTACAATATCGGACCGATTACCACGGCAGAAGAGGACCTCAAACAGATTCTTGGATGA
- a CDS encoding PAS domain S-box protein, whose amino-acid sequence MVIPTDTPDVVLFADQEGMIRFWNKGAERILSFSEEEVLGNSPDLIMPEK is encoded by the coding sequence ATGGTTATTCCTACAGACACTCCGGATGTTGTTTTGTTTGCGGATCAAGAAGGAATGATTCGTTTCTGGAATAAAGGAGCCGAACGGATTTTGAGTTTTTCTGAGGAAGAAGTGCTGGGCAACTCTCCTGACCTTATTATGCCGGAGAAGTAA